The following is a genomic window from Saprospiraceae bacterium.
TTATAGTGAACAAACACCTCTTGAAAGATCTGACACGTCTTGGGTTATGGAATGACAACCTTAAACAAAAATTGATGGCTGCCAACGGATCTGTTGCCAATATCCCTGAAATACCTGCCGACCTGAAAGCTTTGTACAAAACGGTATATGAGATCAGTCAGAAGATAATCATAGACCAGGCTGCCGATAGGGGAGCATTCATTTGTCAGTCTCAAAGCCTTAATCTATTTGTAGAGAACCCAAATTTTGCGAAGTTGAGTTCTATGCATTTTTATGGATGGCAGAAGGGGCTGAAAACAGGTATGTACTACCTGAGAAGCAAGGCGGCTATTGACCCAATCAAATTTACACTGGACGAACAACACCAAAGAGTGCAAGCAACAAAGGAAACCGAAGAAGTTCAAGCTTTAGCAGAAGGAGCAGTTTGCAACATGGATGAAGGTTGCCTGATGTGTGGAAGTTGAGTTTCTCTTTCAATAAAACCTAACAAAACAAATAGAATAGGACTGACTAATCCCAAGGATAAGTCAGCCCTATTTGTTTTCTGGTGAGATCCATTAGTTTGGCTAAATTTTGGGACATTTTGTAAGTCATGATATTACTTTCTGGTTTGTTATTGAGCAAACATTGATTAAAATGCTCAATTTCATGATAATATCCATGACCGGATTTGCCTGTATCGACTTTTTGAGATCCATTTTCTGTTTCTAAGAAATAACAGGATTGTTCATGAAATCGACCTGGTATAAGTATTTTGCCTTGTGTACCAAATATTTCACATTTAGTATCTGTCATCATTGACACTGTGGAATACAATGAAGCTGTTGCCCTATTTGAATATTGAAGCAAAATGGAACATTCATCATCGACACCTGTCTCAATGATGTGTCCGGATGCATAAAGATTTTCAGGTATTCCAAGCAGGTACAATGAAATGAACAAAGGATAAATTCCGATATCTAATAATGAACCACCTGCCAAGTTTTTATCGTAAAGGCGACCTTTGGGATCATATGAACCTTTAAAGCCAAAATCAGCAGTCAAATGTCTTACTTGACCTATTGTACCTTTTTCTATTTCATTTTTTACTGCGATAATAGCCGGCAGAAAAGCCGTCCACATAGCTTCCAT
Proteins encoded in this region:
- a CDS encoding Gfo/Idh/MocA family oxidoreductase codes for the protein MSKKIKWGILGCGRIARKFADDLSLSKTGYLHACASRERENVQNFANKYGAVKMFTNYKDLVNCREIDAIYIATPHSHHFEHAVLCLNAKKAVLCEKPLTVNQYLTDQLFAIAKQNKVLLMEAMWTAFLPAIIAVKNEIEKGTIGQVRHLTADFGFKGSYDPKGRLYDKNLAGGSLLDIGIYPLFISLYLLGIPENLYASGHIIETGVDDECSILLQYSNRATASLYSTVSMMTDTKCEIFGTQGKILIPGRFHEQSCYFLETENGSQKVDTGKSGHGYYHEIEHFNQCLLNNKPESNIMTYKMSQNLAKLMDLTRKQIGLTYPWD